The stretch of DNA TCAACGTGAAGCGCCCGTTTGCCATCTACATCGGTCGCATCGATGAGAACAAGGGTTGCCCGGCGCTGTTCGATCACTTCATCAACTACGCGGCCAACTACCCGCGCGGACTCGATCTGATCCTCCTCGGCAAAGCGGTCATCCCGATCCCGTCGCATCCGCGCATTCGCGCGGTCGGCTTTGTGTCTGAGGAAGACAAATTCGACGCGCTGGCTGCAGCCGATCTGCTGGTCATGCCGTCGCAGTTTGAGAGCCTCTCGATGGTGGCGCTCGAAGCATGGGCGCTCGGCAAGCCGGTGCTGGTCAACGGCGCATGCGACGTCCTGCGCGGGCAGACCCTGCGCGCCAACGGGGGCCTCTGCTACGAGTCGTTCGAGGAATTCGCCGAAGCGATGTACTGCCTTGAAGCCAGCGGGCCCATCGGCGCCATTCTTGGCCGCCAGGGTCGCGAGTTCTTCAAGCGCCACTATGCCTGGCCGGTCATCGAGAAGAAGTACCTGGATATGTTCGACCGGCTCAAACGCGATTCCTCGGTGCGCCCCGCCGAACCCTGGCCTGGCTGGTGGGAGCGCCGCAAGCGGACCCTTCCTCCCGCACGGCAGATCGTGGACAAGGTCCCGGCTGGTCCGGTGCTGCGATAACCCATGCGACCCAAGGTCCATCAGGTGCTGGCCACGCTCGGCTATGGCGATGCCATCGGCCATGAGGTGCTGGGCATTCGCCGCGCGCTCCGGTCCGCCGGCTACGACTCCGAAATCATCGTCGAGACCGCGGACCCGCGCCTGGAAGACCTGACTGTGGACTATCGCGACATCGTTGGTGATGTCGGCGAAGGCGATCTGCTGATTCATCACTTTTCACTGGGCTCCCGGGCGTCGCGCACAGCATTCGCCCTTCCGGCGCGGATGGCGCTGATTTACCACAACATCACGCCACCCGAGTACTTCATTGGCGTGCACGACCAACTCGTGCGCCAGTGTTACCACGGCCGGCGCGAACTGACCGCGTATCGCACCCGGTGCGAACTGGCGCTGGGTGACTCGGAGTTCAACCGCCAGGAACTTGAGTCGCTCGGATTCGACCCGACGGGTGTTTTGCACGTCGTGCCAGACTTTTCGCATCTTGACGGCGCGCCCGACTCGCGTGTGCTCGACGCATATGACGACGAGTGGACGAACATCCTGTTTGTGGGCCGGTTGGTCCCGAACAAACGGCCCGATGACCTGATCCGGTTCTTCCACGCCTACAAGACAACCTACAACCCGCGATCGCGCTTGATCATCGCCGGCGCGCACGGTGGATTTGATTCCTACCTTGCGCAAATCCATGCGTTCATCGCGGCACTGGGTGTACAGGACGTACACATCCTTGGCCAGATCACCGACGAGGCGCTGACGGCGCTCTACGATGTGGCCGACCTCTTCCTCTGCGCCAGTGAACACGAGGGTTTCTGCGTCCCGATCGTCGAGTCGTTTTACAAACGGGTTCCCGTCCTCGCATACGCCGCGACGGCCGTACCAGCGACCATGGACGGGGGCGGCGTTCTCTACACGGAGAAACACCCCGGCCGAGTGGCGGCCCTGATGCAGTCGCTCACCGGCGACGCCGCGTTGGCCGACGACGTGTTGCTGGCCCAGGACGGCGCGCTCGATCGACTGCGCGCGCGCGATTTCGACGGCACGCTCCTGCGGTTCGTGGATCAGGCCCTCTCGGCGCCACGCCGGCATGTGCCGTCGGTGGCCTACGACTTCTGGCGCCAGTTCAAGCTGGCGGATGAGCTGGAAGAAATCCGGCAATACCGCCCGGGCGCGTTCGCCGCCCTGCCCCTGGAAGACGATGCGGCGCCAGTCGCGGATCTGGGGCACCGCGGGTGATTATCAATCAGTGGGTACCCGCCGCCCACAAGGGCGATGCCGTCGGTGACAACGCACGCATGATGCGCCGACTGTTCCAGGGCTGGGGCCATGAATCCGAAATCTATGCCCTGTCGATTGACGAAGGCCTGGCAGACGAAGTGCGCCCGTGGTCAGATGCCGGCGCCCGCCAGGGCGACGTCACGATCTTTCACTTCGCCATTCCGTCGCCAATGACGCGGGCATTCGGCACGCTGCCTGGCGCGCGCGTGATGCTGTACCACAACGTCACGCCGGCGCACTTCTTCGCGCGCTACGATGCGGGCATCTGCCGCATGGCCGCAGAGGGGCGTCGCGAACTCGCGACGCTCGCCGGGCGCACGGATCTGGCTCTTGGCGTGTCTGACTACAACCGTCAGGAGCTTGTGTCGCTCGGCTTCGAACGCACGGGCGTGCTGCCGATTGTCGTTGATACGGCGCGGCTGACTGCAGCCCCACCGGTGCCGGCGTTGGAGCTGTCGCTCAAGGACGGTCTGGCCAACATCCTCTTCGTCGGGCGCATCGCTCCCAACAAGATGATCGAGGACCACATCCGTCTGGCCGAGCACTACAAGCGGTACGTGGACATCTACTACCGGTTTATCTTTGTCGGCAACTACAACGCCGTGCCCGGGTATTACGCCACCATCCGTGCCTTGATTGCGGAGTACCGGATGTTGCCGGATCGGTTCTGGTTTACCGGGCCTGTGCCCGATCGGGAACTGGCCGCGTACTACCGTCATGCGCACGCGTATGTCTCGCTGAGCGAGCACGAAGGTTTTTGCGTGCCGCTCGTGGAAGCAATGGCCATGGACGTACCGGTGCTGGCCTACTCGGCGGCCGCCGTGCCGGAAACCCTGGGCGGCGCTGGCCTGGCCTTTGCGCCGAAAGATCTCGAAGTGGCCGCCGAAATGCTCGGCGCCCTCGTCTACGACGAACCACTACGGCGCCAGGTCATTGCGGGCCAGCGGCGGCGTCTCTCGGCGTTCCACATCGACAACCTGGCGCCGCGCCTTCAATCACTCCTGGCGGAGGTCGCGTGACCGCGTCACATCCACGGAAACTCCTGTGAAAATTGCCTTCATCGTCCAGCGCTATGGCACCGAGATCCTCGGGGGGTCCGAGTACCACTGCCGCCTGATTGCGGAACGTCTCGCCGAACACCACCACCAGGTGGATGTGTTGACGACGTGCGCGCGCGACTACATTACGTGGGAGAACGTGTACCCGGAAGGGACCGATCGCGTGCGGGGCGTCATGGTGCGCCGCTTCGCGAATGCACGCACGAGGGATCTGGACGCGTTTAACCAGTATTCCGACTGGATCTTCAACAACCGGCACACGCCGGCCGACGAGATGGAGTGGCTCAAGCAGCAGGGCCCCTGGTCGCCCGGCCTCATTGACTATCTCGAACGCCAGCACCAGTCGTACGACATCCTGATCTTCTTCACGTACCTGTATGCGCCCACAGTGATGGGCCTGCGCATTGCGCCGTCCAAGAGCCTGCTGGTGCCGACGGCCCACGATGAACCGGCCATCCGGCTCGGCATTTACGAGGACGTGTTTTCAAGTGCCGCAGGCATCGTGTGGAACACCGAGGCCGAGCGGCGGTTTGTGAGCGAGCGGTTCCACTTGCGCGCGCTCGTGGAAGACGTGGTGGGCTGCGGCGTTGATGTGCCCGAAGCGCGGTTTTCCGGGGTCGAGACCGTTGCGGAACTTGCACCCGTGTTGCCCACTGCGACCGAGCCGCTGCCCTCACACATCGAAGGACCGGCCAACGCATTCAGGCGCCGGCATCGGATTCACGAACCGTTCGCGTTGTATGGCGGACGCATCGATCCCGGCAAGGGCTGCGAAGAGCTGCTTGAGTACTTCCAGGCGTTCCTCGCCGATGGCGGCGATGCGGCGTTGATGCTGATGGGCGTCAAGCTGATGCCGTTGCCGGACGATCCGCATGTACGCTTTGCCGGCATTTTGCCCGACGAAGAACGGCTGCACGCCATTGAAGCAGCCACGGTGGTGGTGGTGCCGTCGCCGCACGAGAGCCTGTCGCTGCTGGCGCTCGAAGCGTTCGCGGTTGGGACGCCGGTGCTGGTCAATGGCCGATCGGAAGTGCTGGTAGACCATGTCCGCCGCAGCCACGCGGGTTTGTACTACGAGAACCAGTGGGAGTTCGTGGAAGCGTTCAAGTTGCTGACGCGCGATTCGGCGTTGCGATCGGCGATGGGCCGCAACGGCAAGGCCTACGTGAACCGCAACTATCGGTGGGACATCATCCTCTCGAAGTACGAGCGCATGATGGCTCGCCTTCGGCCGCCACAGCGCGAGGGCCGCGAAGGCCGCGAGACCAACGACACGCGCGAGCCGCATCGTGGCGATCGGCGGCCCCAGCAGTCTCCGCCGTCATCGGGACAGCGGCAGGATCGACGACCGCAAGGACGTCCCGAGGGACGATCGGGCGGCAAACCTGACGGCCGGCAGGGCGGCGGTGGTGGCGGTGGTCGTCAAGGCCGTCCGCGTGACGGCCGCCAGCGTTCGCGCTAGCTAGCGCGCCTGACGCGGCTCCAAAAGGTCCCAGCGATGGATGCCGCGCCTGTGTAACCAGCCACGAACGGAGACGCCCAGGACGCCAAAGCCGTAGGTGATGCTGCGGCGCAGTCCGATTGATGAGGCCTCCGGGAAGTACTTCGTCGGGCAGGTCACTTCGGCAATCTCAAAGCCGCACGAAAATATCTGCGCCACCACCTGGTTGTCGAACACGAAGTCGTCGGAGTTCTTGTGGAACGCAATCGTTTCAAGCACGCGCCTTGAGTACGCGCGGTAGCCAGTGTGATATTCCGATAATTTCTGGCCGAGAAGCATGTTCTGCAGAAGTGTGAGTACCCGGTTTGCGAGGTACTTATACCGCGGCATTCCGCCATTCAAGGCGCCTTTGCCGAGGATGCGTGAGCCGAACACGACCGGATACACGTCATGGGCGATGATCGATGCCATCGCCGTGATCAGCCTTGGCGTGTATTGATAGTCCGGATGCAACATGATGACGATGTCGGCCCCGAGCGCCAGGGCCATGTCATAACAGGTCTTCTGGTTGCCGCCGTAGCCCCGGTTGAGCGGGTGCACGATGACGTGACGAATCCCGAGATTGCGGGCGATCTCCACCGTCCTGTCACGACTGGCGTCGTCTACCAGAATGACCTCATCCACAATCGCAAGCGGGATCTCGCGGTAGCTGCGCTCGACCGTTTGTTCCGCGTTGTACGCGGGAAGGACCACGACGACCTTCCTGTTGCCAATCATCGGTAGTAGCTCAGGAGAGAGGCTAGTCCGAGTACCGTGCCCAACAGCAACCGCCACAGGCGGCCGTTCCCTCGCGCCGAGGAATCCGCGGCCACGAACACAAGGAAAGGCGCTGCCTGCACCACATACCTTGAGGAAAATTGCGCTGCTGATTTCGCGCACGTTGCGATGATCGCCATGGCGCCGAGTAGAAGAAAGAGCCGCATGGTGTTCTCTCGCGCGTCCCACACCTGCACCAGCATCAGCAACAAGTAGTACAGCCCGACAGCGGCCAGCACGGCAGGGAACGTATAACCCAGTCTCAGGACGACCGCCGCGGGCAGAAGGCGTTCGACGACCGTTTGCAGCGGAAGGAAGGTCAGCCAGTGGCTGAAATTGTTCGCGAGCGCACCCGCGCCGGCAAGGAGTGCGGCCGCCGCCGCAGCACGGGGAATCCATCGGAGCCAGCCTGGGGCGATCAGGGAGACGAACAGGCCGGCATAGGCGAAACCATACAGACCGAATAGTGGATTCAGCCCGCTTTGAATAACGCTCACAGGCGGGGGCATCAGATCTCCCCAGGCCAGGAACATAGGTACCGGCAGCAGAAGAGCGGCCACCGTGAACACGCCCAATACCCGCCACGCTTTGAATCCGGGTTCCAGGGCGAAGGCCCATGCCGCCGGAATCACCAACAGGTAAGGGGTGCGACCGATGATCGCGAGCGACAGCAGCAACCCGGCGAGAACCGCCATCAGTGCGGGAACCACGCCGCCCGAACGTCTCAAGGCCCGGAGCAGCAGGAAGATCGATGCGCAGAGGCAGAGCATCGCAGGCGCCTCGGTGAGTGCCAGACCGCTGATCACCCACATGGGAGGTATCGCCAGCATCGACCCGGCGATGCTCCACCGCGCGCTGGAGCCCAGTCGCATTGTGGACGCCCATCCCGCCAGTAAGGGGATGCAAAGACCGATGCAGGCCAGATTCAACAGACGCATCGACCGAATCTCAAGGCCCGTCACACCGGCCCACGCCAGATGGAACAGTTGATAGAGCGGTCCTGGCGACTGGTCAAGAGCGCGAAGGAACTCCGCGTTCAGGCCGACGCGCATGAGCAAGGCGATGTTGGGATAAAAGACGGTTTCGTCGTAGACGAGGCGCGCAGGCGAAACGGCCACCATCGCCACGGTCAGCGCCGCGAAGGCGAGCACTGACAAACCGAGTTCTGTGCGCTCCGCCGGTGACGCAGAGACAGTTGACGACTGGTCGACCGACATCATCTGGAGGTTGCCGAGTTGGTGCCCACCGGACGCAATTCTATGACGACTGCCGGGCAGCAGGCCATGTCGGCTTCCGGCGATAATCTCTGTTTTGCGAAGTTTGAAGGGATTCGATGATGAAGGAACACGGGAGCCGCAACGCCGGATTGGCCATGGATCCGGCCACGTTCAGAGCAATCGGGCATCGACTTGTCGATCAGATCGCCGCTCGCCTGGAAGCACTGCCTGACGGGCCGATCACGCCCGACGGGTCGCCTTCAGGTGTGCGAGACGCGCTGGAGCTGACGGGCCCGTTTCCGGAAAGTGGGATGGATGCGGCCGTGCTCCTCGAGCAGACGACCGATCGACTCTTCACCCACTCGCTCTTCAACGGCCACCCCCGGTTCTTCGGCTACATCACGTCGTCTCCCGCACCGATCGGCATGCTGGGCGACCTGTTGGCCGCGGCGGTGAATCCGAATGTGGGCAGTTGGACGCTCTCGCCGGCCGCCACCGAGATCGAGTCGCAAACGGTGCGTTGGATTGCCCAGTTCATCGGATACCCGGATGACTGCGGCGGTGTGCTGGTCAGCGGCGGAAACATGGCGAACTTTGTGTGTTTCCTCGCAGCGCGCGCTGCCAAGGCGGATTGGGATGTCCGCACGCGTGGGGTGGGCGTGGACGCCGGACGCAGGCTGCGCGTGTATGGATCGGCCGAGATGCACACCTGGATTCAGAAAGCCACGGACATGTCGGGGCTTGGCACCGAGGCCATTCGATGGATCCCGACAGGGGCCGACCTTCGCATGGACGTGGACGCCTTGCGGCAACAAATTGTCTCGGACATCGCGGCGGGCGACCTGCCATTCATCGTGGTCGGCACTGCCGGGTCGGTCAGCACCGGTGTCATCGATCGGCTCACGGAGATCAGCGCGTTGTGCAAGGAGCACGGCGTGTGGTTTCACGTGGACGGTGCATATGGCGGATTTGCCGCGGCGCTGCCTCAGGCACCCGATGACCTGCGCGCGTTGAGTCTCGCGGATTCCGTGGCAGTGGACCCGCACAAGTGGCTGTACGCGCCACTTGAAGCCGGCTGCGCCCTCGTGCGCGACGTCGAGGCTTTGCGGGCAGCCTTCGCGTATCACCCGCCGTATTACCACTTCGCCCAGCACGCGTTGAACTACGTGGACCTCGGGCCGCAAAACTCACGTGGGTTTCGTGCGCTCAAGGTGTGGCTGCAAATGAAACACGCCGGCGCCTCGGGCTATCGCGAGATGATCGCAGAGGATATCCGGCTGTCCCGGGTGATGGCTGCGGCCGTAGGTCGTGACCCTGAACTTGAGTTGTTCACCCAGGCGCTGAGCATCGCCACCTTCCGCTACGTGCCGGCAGACATGCGCACGACGATCGGCGCGCCAGCCACCGAGGCCCACCTGGATGCGCTCAATCGCGCGCTGGTGGATCGGCTGCAACGCGGAGGCGAAACGTTCGTCTCGAATGCGGTGCTCCGCGGTCGTTATGTGATGCGCGCATGCATCGTGAACTTCCACACGACCGAACGTGATGTTGAGGCGGTGCCGGACATCGTCGTCCGTATGGGCCGGGTGATCGACGCGGAATTGCGGCCCTGATCCTACCCGAGCCAGACCCGCGCGTTACGGAAGAGGCGCATCCACGCGCCATCTTCGCCCCACCCGGCCGGGGCCCAGGAATTCTGCACCGTGCGGAACACGCGCTCAGGGTGCGGCATCGTGATGGTCACGCGGCCGTCTTCTGAGCACACTGCCGCTACGGCTCCGGCAGACCCGTTGGGATTGGCCGGGAAGCGTTGCGTCTGGCGACCAAAGGTGTCCACATACCGAAGGGCCACGCCACGCCTGGCCTCCAGCGCCGAAAGGTCAGACGCGTCGCCAAACTCCGCCTGACCTTCGCCATGCGCCACCACGATCGGAATCTGCGAGCCGTGCATGCCGGCCAATAACACCGACGGACTGTCCTCGACGCGCACCAGCGCTACTCGGGCCTCGTACTGTTCTGAGAGGTTCCGCACGAATCGCGGCCAGTGTGATGAGCCCGGCACCAGGTCGCGCAGGTTCGAGATCATCTGACAGCCATTGCACATGCCGACGGTGAACGTGTCGGTGCGCGCAAAAAACGCCGCGAACTGATCGCGGGCCCGGGCGTTAAACAGAATGGTCTTCGCCCACCCCTCGCCGGCGCCAAGCACGTCGCCGTACGAAAAACCTCCACACGCCGCCATGCCCTTGAAGGCACCCAGGTCAACCCGGCCCCCGAGGATGTCGCTCATGTGCACATCCACAGTCGAGAAGCCGGCGCGGTCGAACGCTGCGGCCATTTCGTACTGCCCGTTTACACCCTGCTCACGGAGGATCGCGATGCGTGGACGCACGCCGGTGGCGATGAAGGGCGCAGCATGGTCCTGGGTCGTCGGGAACGTCAGCGACGCCGACAGGCCCGGGTCGGCATCATCGAGCAGGGCGTCGTACTCTTCGCGCGCGCAGTCGGGATTGTCCCGGCGACTCTGCATCGCGAAGCTCAGCTCGCCCCAGGCTCGATGGAGATCCACGCGTGATGCGCTGTAAATCTCCTGACCGCCGGCTTTCACTCGCAGGGTCGCGCCGGGCACCGCAGTGCCGATGCGATGTGTCATCGCGCCCAGGCCCGCCGCCGCACAGCGTTCGAGCACAACCGGTATGTCGGCCGACCGCACCTGCAGGACGGCGCCGAGTTCCTCGTTGAACAACACCGCCAGGGCGTCGGCGCCGAGAGACGAGAGATCCACGTCGAGGCCGCAATGACCGGCAAATGCCATCTCCGCGAGCGTGGCAAACAGCCCGCCGTCCGACCGATCGTGGTACGCAAGCAGGTGGCCGCCGGCAAGAGAACGCTGGATGACGTCAAACAACGCAGCCAGCCGCGCCGGATCATCCAGGTCCGGCACTTCGCCACCGACGCGATTCCAGGCCAGGGCAAGAGCAGACCCACCGAGGCGGTTCCTGCCAGCGCCCAGATCGATCACCAACAACTCCGCAGGCACATCCGTGCGCAGGACAGGCGTCACACACGCCCGCACATCGAGCACGGGCGCGAAGGCCGAGACAATCAGCGACAGCGGCGCGGTGACGACGTGGTCGCGACCGGCTGAGTGCCACCGCGTCTGCATGGACAACGAGTCCTTGCCGACAGGAATAACCAGGCCCAGGGCAGGACACAGCTCCATGCCGACGGCCCGGACGGTATCAAACAGCGCCTGGTCCTCGCCGGGTTGGCCCGCGGCCGCCATCCAGTTGGCCGAGAGTTTCACGTCGCTCAGTTTCGCGATGCGTGCGCTTGCGATGTTGGTGATGGCCTCCGCCACGGCCATGCGGCCAGACGCCGGCGCGTCCATCATGGCGAGTGGTGTGCGTTCGCCCATCGCCATCGCCTCGCCGACGTACGCGTCGTAGCCGGTCAGGGTCACGCCCGCGTCGGCCACCGGCACCTGCCACGGGCCCACCATCTGATCACGGCTCACCAACCCGGTGACACTTCGGTCGCCGATGGTGACAAGAAAGCCCTTGCTCCCGACCGCAGGCATACGAAGCACACGTTCAACCGCGTCAGCCACGGTGATGCCGTCGAGCGACAGCCCATGGTCCGCGGTCGCCCCACGTGTGAAGGCCCGCCGCATCTTTGGCGATTTACCAAACAACACCGACAGCGGCAGATCCACCGGGGTGGGCCCGAGCTGCGGGTCCGCCACTTCCAGGTGCGGAGCAGCCAGGGCCTCTCCCACCACGGCAAAGGGGCAACGTTCGCGTGCGCAAATCTCGCGGAAGGTCGCGAGGCTGGCAGGGTCAATGGCCAGCACGTACCGTTCCTGTGCCTCGTTGCACCAGATCTCCAAAGGCGAGAGTGCCGCGTCGGCGCTTGGAATGCTGCGCAGGTCGATCCTGCCGCCGCGGCCGCCATCCTTCACCAGTTCCGGCAGCGCGTTCGACAAACCACCCGCACCCACGTCGTGAATGAACCGGATCGGATTCTGGTCCCCACGCTGCCAGCATCGATCGATCACTTCCTGGCAACGATGCTGCATCTCGGCGTTGTCACGCTGCACCGACGCGAAGTCCAACTCGGCGTCGCTGGCGCCCGAGGACATCGACGATGCCGCACCGCCTCCGAGGCCAATCAACATGGCCGGCCCACCCAGGACCACGAGCAGCGACCCCGCAGGCATGTCGCGTTTGCGCACGTGCGGCTCGCGGATATTCCCCAGGCCGCCGGCAATCATGATCGGCTTGTGGTAGCCGCGGACCTGGCCCCGGTCGAACTGTTCAAGTGTGCGGAAGTATCCGCAAATTGCCGGCCGGCCAAATTCGTTGTTAAACGCGGCCGCGCCAATTGGGCCGTCGATCATGATCTGCATCGCCGAAACGATACGGTCAGGTTTGCCGTGGTTTTCCTCCCAGGGCTGCTCGTATCCCGGCACGCGCAGGTTCGAGACGCTGAAGCCCACCAGACCAACCTTCGGCCGGGCACCGATCCCGACCGCACCCTCGTCGCGAATCTCGCCGCCTGATCCGGTGGAGGCTCCAGGATAGGGCGCGATTGCCGTCGGATGATTGTGGGTCTCCACCTTCATCAGGATGTGCACAGGCTCGTCGTGAAACGTGAACTGGCCTGTGGCCGGGTCAGGAAACCAGCGCCGCGTGTGGTGTCCGCGAATCACCGCCGCGTTGTCGGAGTACGCACTCAGGACATCGGAGGCGTCGCCCCGCTCATAGGTGTTGCGAATCATGCCGAACAGGCTCTTGGCCTGCTCCGTTCCGTCAACCGTCCACGTGGCGTTGAAGATCTTGTGCCGGCAGTGTTCGCTGTTCGCCTGCGCGAACATCATCAGCTCGACATCCGTGGGATTGCGGCCGAGTTCGACGAATGCCGCGCAGAGGTACTCAATCTCATCGGGCACGAGGGCAAATCCGAACTCGCGATTCGCGCGCTCGAGCGCCTCCCGGCCCCCACCCAGCAAATCAATCGTCACCAGCGGGCGAGCCGGCTCATGCGCAAACAACCTCGCCGCATCGTCGAGCCGGTCGAGTACGTGCTCCACCATCCGGTCGTGCAACGACGCCGCGATCCGCAGGCGCGACGACGCCAGTATGCCCGCGTCGGCATCGACGTAGAACGCGATGCCCCGCTCGACGCGTTTCACGTTCGATAGGCCCGTGTTACGCGTGATGTCCGTGGCCTTGCTGGACCAAGGCGAGACTGTTCCAGGTCGGGGGACCACCAGAAAGAGCGCCCCCCGCTCCTCCACCTCGGCGCGCCGGGGGCCGTAGTGGAGCAGGCGTTCGAGCAGGTCGCGCTCGGGCGCGTCGAGCGTTCCGTCTACATCGACAAAATGCACAAATCGCGCATTCAACGCAGTGATGCCCGC from Acidobacteriota bacterium encodes:
- a CDS encoding glycosyltransferase family 2 protein; translation: MIGNRKVVVVLPAYNAEQTVERSYREIPLAIVDEVILVDDASRDRTVEIARNLGIRHVIVHPLNRGYGGNQKTCYDMALALGADIVIMLHPDYQYTPRLITAMASIIAHDVYPVVFGSRILGKGALNGGMPRYKYLANRVLTLLQNMLLGQKLSEYHTGYRAYSRRVLETIAFHKNSDDFVFDNQVVAQIFSCGFEIAEVTCPTKYFPEASSIGLRRSITYGFGVLGVSVRGWLHRRGIHRWDLLEPRQAR
- a CDS encoding glycosyltransferase family 4 protein → MRPKVHQVLATLGYGDAIGHEVLGIRRALRSAGYDSEIIVETADPRLEDLTVDYRDIVGDVGEGDLLIHHFSLGSRASRTAFALPARMALIYHNITPPEYFIGVHDQLVRQCYHGRRELTAYRTRCELALGDSEFNRQELESLGFDPTGVLHVVPDFSHLDGAPDSRVLDAYDDEWTNILFVGRLVPNKRPDDLIRFFHAYKTTYNPRSRLIIAGAHGGFDSYLAQIHAFIAALGVQDVHILGQITDEALTALYDVADLFLCASEHEGFCVPIVESFYKRVPVLAYAATAVPATMDGGGVLYTEKHPGRVAALMQSLTGDAALADDVLLAQDGALDRLRARDFDGTLLRFVDQALSAPRRHVPSVAYDFWRQFKLADELEEIRQYRPGAFAALPLEDDAAPVADLGHRG
- the purL gene encoding phosphoribosylformylglycinamidine synthase → MLTLPGAAALSPFRLNRLLDTLRAHTAGITALNARFVHFVDVDGTLDAPERDLLERLLHYGPRRAEVEERGALFLVVPRPGTVSPWSSKATDITRNTGLSNVKRVERGIAFYVDADAGILASSRLRIAASLHDRMVEHVLDRLDDAARLFAHEPARPLVTIDLLGGGREALERANREFGFALVPDEIEYLCAAFVELGRNPTDVELMMFAQANSEHCRHKIFNATWTVDGTEQAKSLFGMIRNTYERGDASDVLSAYSDNAAVIRGHHTRRWFPDPATGQFTFHDEPVHILMKVETHNHPTAIAPYPGASTGSGGEIRDEGAVGIGARPKVGLVGFSVSNLRVPGYEQPWEENHGKPDRIVSAMQIMIDGPIGAAAFNNEFGRPAICGYFRTLEQFDRGQVRGYHKPIMIAGGLGNIREPHVRKRDMPAGSLLVVLGGPAMLIGLGGGAASSMSSGASDAELDFASVQRDNAEMQHRCQEVIDRCWQRGDQNPIRFIHDVGAGGLSNALPELVKDGGRGGRIDLRSIPSADAALSPLEIWCNEAQERYVLAIDPASLATFREICARERCPFAVVGEALAAPHLEVADPQLGPTPVDLPLSVLFGKSPKMRRAFTRGATADHGLSLDGITVADAVERVLRMPAVGSKGFLVTIGDRSVTGLVSRDQMVGPWQVPVADAGVTLTGYDAYVGEAMAMGERTPLAMMDAPASGRMAVAEAITNIASARIAKLSDVKLSANWMAAAGQPGEDQALFDTVRAVGMELCPALGLVIPVGKDSLSMQTRWHSAGRDHVVTAPLSLIVSAFAPVLDVRACVTPVLRTDVPAELLVIDLGAGRNRLGGSALALAWNRVGGEVPDLDDPARLAALFDVIQRSLAGGHLLAYHDRSDGGLFATLAEMAFAGHCGLDVDLSSLGADALAVLFNEELGAVLQVRSADIPVVLERCAAAGLGAMTHRIGTAVPGATLRVKAGGQEIYSASRVDLHRAWGELSFAMQSRRDNPDCAREEYDALLDDADPGLSASLTFPTTQDHAAPFIATGVRPRIAILREQGVNGQYEMAAAFDRAGFSTVDVHMSDILGGRVDLGAFKGMAACGGFSYGDVLGAGEGWAKTILFNARARDQFAAFFARTDTFTVGMCNGCQMISNLRDLVPGSSHWPRFVRNLSEQYEARVALVRVEDSPSVLLAGMHGSQIPIVVAHGEGQAEFGDASDLSALEARRGVALRYVDTFGRQTQRFPANPNGSAGAVAAVCSEDGRVTITMPHPERVFRTVQNSWAPAGWGEDGAWMRLFRNARVWLG
- a CDS encoding glycosyltransferase family 4 protein; translation: MKIAFIVQRYGTEILGGSEYHCRLIAERLAEHHHQVDVLTTCARDYITWENVYPEGTDRVRGVMVRRFANARTRDLDAFNQYSDWIFNNRHTPADEMEWLKQQGPWSPGLIDYLERQHQSYDILIFFTYLYAPTVMGLRIAPSKSLLVPTAHDEPAIRLGIYEDVFSSAAGIVWNTEAERRFVSERFHLRALVEDVVGCGVDVPEARFSGVETVAELAPVLPTATEPLPSHIEGPANAFRRRHRIHEPFALYGGRIDPGKGCEELLEYFQAFLADGGDAALMLMGVKLMPLPDDPHVRFAGILPDEERLHAIEAATVVVVPSPHESLSLLALEAFAVGTPVLVNGRSEVLVDHVRRSHAGLYYENQWEFVEAFKLLTRDSALRSAMGRNGKAYVNRNYRWDIILSKYERMMARLRPPQREGREGRETNDTREPHRGDRRPQQSPPSSGQRQDRRPQGRPEGRSGGKPDGRQGGGGGGGRQGRPRDGRQRSR
- a CDS encoding aspartate aminotransferase family protein, whose translation is MMKEHGSRNAGLAMDPATFRAIGHRLVDQIAARLEALPDGPITPDGSPSGVRDALELTGPFPESGMDAAVLLEQTTDRLFTHSLFNGHPRFFGYITSSPAPIGMLGDLLAAAVNPNVGSWTLSPAATEIESQTVRWIAQFIGYPDDCGGVLVSGGNMANFVCFLAARAAKADWDVRTRGVGVDAGRRLRVYGSAEMHTWIQKATDMSGLGTEAIRWIPTGADLRMDVDALRQQIVSDIAAGDLPFIVVGTAGSVSTGVIDRLTEISALCKEHGVWFHVDGAYGGFAAALPQAPDDLRALSLADSVAVDPHKWLYAPLEAGCALVRDVEALRAAFAYHPPYYHFAQHALNYVDLGPQNSRGFRALKVWLQMKHAGASGYREMIAEDIRLSRVMAAAVGRDPELELFTQALSIATFRYVPADMRTTIGAPATEAHLDALNRALVDRLQRGGETFVSNAVLRGRYVMRACIVNFHTTERDVEAVPDIVVRMGRVIDAELRP
- a CDS encoding glycosyltransferase family 4 protein, encoding MMRRLFQGWGHESEIYALSIDEGLADEVRPWSDAGARQGDVTIFHFAIPSPMTRAFGTLPGARVMLYHNVTPAHFFARYDAGICRMAAEGRRELATLAGRTDLALGVSDYNRQELVSLGFERTGVLPIVVDTARLTAAPPVPALELSLKDGLANILFVGRIAPNKMIEDHIRLAEHYKRYVDIYYRFIFVGNYNAVPGYYATIRALIAEYRMLPDRFWFTGPVPDRELAAYYRHAHAYVSLSEHEGFCVPLVEAMAMDVPVLAYSAAAVPETLGGAGLAFAPKDLEVAAEMLGALVYDEPLRRQVIAGQRRRLSAFHIDNLAPRLQSLLAEVA
- a CDS encoding glycosyltransferase, producing the protein MKIAIVVQRYGTEINGGAELHARYVAERLSRHASVEVLTTCAKDYLTWKNEWPSGEETVNGIRVRRFPVTRPRNTDDFGRRSALVFERQHSLADELAWLDSEGPKSPALIRHIEQVRDEFDFFLFFSARYYHAWHGARAVPGKAILVPTAERDPAVGLHLFGPVFRGVRALMYNSFEERDLIHGVSGNQAVPGVVVGVGSAIPERTQPWRFRKKFNVKRPFAIYIGRIDENKGCPALFDHFINYAANYPRGLDLILLGKAVIPIPSHPRIRAVGFVSEEDKFDALAAADLLVMPSQFESLSMVALEAWALGKPVLVNGACDVLRGQTLRANGGLCYESFEEFAEAMYCLEASGPIGAILGRQGREFFKRHYAWPVIEKKYLDMFDRLKRDSSVRPAEPWPGWWERRKRTLPPARQIVDKVPAGPVLR